Within the Enterococcus hirae ATCC 9790 genome, the region TAAAAAATGATTATAATAAATTTTTTCTCATTTTTCGTAAAAAAAAATGACAAAATTTAATAATTTGTCATTCGGAAAATTTCGAGTATAAAAATATAGGAGGGAAAAATAAATGAATTTCTCTGTCATGTTAGAAAGGAATATCCAAGTCCAATTAACGATCTTGGACAACTTATATCGCTCACAAGATACTTGTACGTTAGAAGAATTATCGAAAACAGCTCATTGTGACAAACGTTCTGTGCTTCATCAATGTGACTATCTTAAGGTTTTATCTGACGATCACATCACAAAAAGTACAAAAGGCTTCACTTTTTCTGGAACGATCAGTGAGTATCAACTATTACTACTAAAAATCTTGGAACATTCCGCCATCTTTCAATTGTTAAAAGACCTTTGTCTTCAACCTAGAGTTGATCTGGTTTCCTTTGCCACAGAGCAAAAGATTAGTATTCCCTCCTTAAGAAGACATCTTACTCGAATCAATCAGTTGCTTACTACCTATCAATTACAATTAAAGACTTCAAAAGGCTTCGTGTATCTCAAAGGTAGTGAACCACAAGTCCGTTATCTTATTTATTTATTTTTGTGGCAATACTATCAAGGGGTCGTTTGGCCCTTTCCAACCGTTGATTTTCATGAAACCTTTGCAGGGATTGAGTATGCTTTTCAGCTGACAAAACAAAAACCAAATAAACTGAAAATGATTGAATGGTGATTTATTATTGCTATCACTTTCGTCCGATCAGCACAAGGAAATCAGATGAATCAGAGAGAACTTCCTGATTTTACAGAAGAGATTTGGGATAGCTTTGAAGAGATTACCCATTTTCTTAAACGAATGAGCGTGAAAGCCAAGCTCGATCTTTTGGAAGTCCAATTTTTATTTCTTTGGTTACAAGCACGCCCAGCTTTTTATTTAAAAGACGATCACTTAGAACGAGCCATGAAATTCCATCTAAAAAAAGCCACAGCGATCAAACAATTTCAAAATAGTTTCTATAGCTATATTTATGAAATTGGGTTTAAATCTACACAAATCAACGTAAAGAAAAAATTACTAAATAGTACGATCTTTGCCAACGGGATGAGCGGGCTGTTGTTCCACCGATTTTCCACCATTAAATATGACTTATCAGTCTTTGTAGAAGAAAATTACCCAGCATTCAATCGAGAAATCAATCAATTAGCTTCCCAATTCCAAAAACAGCAACAAGAGCTGTATTGGGTACAATCCTGTCATTTGATCGAAGCATTTATGATCATTACTTCTCCAACATACTTTGATAAAGAAATAAAGATAAAGTACGAAAGTGACTTGCCATTAAGTATTGAACTGAGTTATATGAGTATGTTACAAGAACAATTACGAGTTTACTTAAATGTGGTTTTTACAAATGATCTTTTGTTTGAGCCAGACTTAATCATTCGAACAACCGATATGCCGTTAAAGATCCTGACCTATGAAGAAACAATCCCGTGTTTAGTCGCTCCGACTGATATGTCTAGTGAGCAGATTTATTTATTAAGCCAAAAAATCAAGAAACTAGTCAACGAATAATTAACTTGGGTTTTTATTATTTGAATAGACCGCTAAGCGGGCTTTTCTTCAACAAGTTATTATAATTTAGTCACTTCAGCAGCTTGAGGGCCACGTGCGCCTTCAACAATTGCAAATTCAACTTCTTGACCTTCTTCTAAGCTCTTGAAGCCGTCTCCTTGAATTGCTGAAAAATGTACGAACACATCGTCTCCGCCGTCTACTGTAATAAACCCAAATCCTTTTTCATTGTTGAACCATTTAACTGTTCCATGTTCCATAAATGTATAGCCTCCAAAAAAGTTCTTGCAAGAAACCTTGCATAAATATTATACCGAATTTAGAAAACGCTCGCAAGACTTGCTCAATTTATTTTTCATTCTTTTTTTTAGGCTTGAAAATGATTATTTGGCAGATGATAATCGATTGTTTACTTCTTCCCAGTTCACAACGTTCCAGAAAGCTTCAATGTAATCAGGTCGTACATTCTTATATTTCAAATAATACGCATGTTCCCAAACATCTAAACCTAAAATAGGTGTTTTGCCTTCCATTAATGGTGAATCTTGATTGGCTGTTGAAGTGATCGCTAATTTACCATTTTCCATCACTAACCAAGCCCAACCTGAACCAAAACGGCCAGCTGCAGCTTTTTTAAATTCTTCCTTAAATGTTGCAAAATCACCAAAGGTTTCATCAATCGCTTCTTTAATTGCACCAGTTGGTTCGCCACCAGCATTTGGTGCCATGATTTTCCAGAAGAAAGAATGGTTTGCATGTCCGCCACCATTATTACGTACAGCAGTCTTGATATCTGTAGGGACAGCATCCATATCAGAAAGTAGTTCTTCGATTGTTTTTTCACCTAGTTCTGGATGTTTTTCAATCGCTGCATTTAAATTTGTTACATAAGTATTATGGTGTTTGTCATGATGCAAGTGCATCGTTTCTTCATCGATATAAGGTTCTAACGCATCGAATGCATATGGTAAATCTGGTAATGTGTAAGTCATAAAAAAATTCCTCCTCAATGTGTTTGTTCATAGTGTCTACACTACAAAGAGTAACAAAGAGCAAGGAATTCTTCAAAAATTATGCCTACTGTGGATTTTACTTCTCTTTTTCAGGAAGTTCTTCCTCAATAATGGTTGTCCCTTTAAAAATAAACAATTTACTAAAGACATAATTGGCGACTACCACGATGACTTGGGTAATAATCTTAGCCACATAATCATTTGTGTGCATCACCTGAATCAGCAGCAACATGGAACCCATATCCATACCATAAGAAAGAATCCGATAGAACAAAAATTTACTAAATTCAATAACTAAATGGAAAAAATTAGGTGACTTGGAATGAAATACCCATAATTTGTTCGTTACAAAAGCAAATAAAACAGAACAAATCCAAGAAATAGTATTTGCTATCGGCATACTTAGATGGAGCATCTGTAATGCAATTGCAAAAGTAACGATATTCACGACTGTTGCTAAACCACCAAAAAATAGGTAAATAAATATTTCCCAGTAACCTTTTTCTTCTAAAAATTGTCTCACTCGATAATAAAAATTCATCGTTCATCCTACCTTACTAATCAATTCTTATTCATCATACCTTATTTGTCGCTGGTTTTCATCTTTATTCCTTAAATTCATCTTTGTAACTAGTAAATTTTAACATTATCGTTATTTTTTATAAAAGCAGGTTCTCACATGAACCTTAAAGGAAGATTGCCAATTGGTATTTCCCCTTGTATTTCTTCTAAGACTTCGCTAGAATTGCTAATGATGACATTATGTATAGAAGGAGTAACTATGACAACAAAACAATTAATTATCAGCTCATTCACGCAATTTAAAGAGCTCAAAAATGCTAGAAAAACCCCGTTCGCTAAATCGGTTCTTTATCTTTTGGTCCTTAGCATCATCATGGCTTTGCCTATTTCCTATCAAGTGTTTCAAGTGCTAGAAAACATCAAACAAGATGGTCAGAAAATTGCCACCAAGATTCCAGATTTTTCCATAAAAAACGGGAAAATTGATGCAGCAGATCATGAAGGTTTCATCTATCAAACAAATTCTATCATCTTTACTTTTGATCCGGAAGGCAAACGATCTGAAAAAGATATTACTTCTGACTTAGTCGGAAATTTTCTTAGTGTTGGACTACT harbors:
- a CDS encoding superoxide dismutase codes for the protein MTYTLPDLPYAFDALEPYIDEETMHLHHDKHHNTYVTNLNAAIEKHPELGEKTIEELLSDMDAVPTDIKTAVRNNGGGHANHSFFWKIMAPNAGGEPTGAIKEAIDETFGDFATFKEEFKKAAAGRFGSGWAWLVMENGKLAITSTANQDSPLMEGKTPILGLDVWEHAYYLKYKNVRPDYIEAFWNVVNWEEVNNRLSSAK
- a CDS encoding GtrA family protein; protein product: MNFYYRVRQFLEEKGYWEIFIYLFFGGLATVVNIVTFAIALQMLHLSMPIANTISWICSVLFAFVTNKLWVFHSKSPNFFHLVIEFSKFLFYRILSYGMDMGSMLLLIQVMHTNDYVAKIITQVIVVVANYVFSKLFIFKGTTIIEEELPEKEK
- a CDS encoding cold-shock protein, giving the protein MEHGTVKWFNNEKGFGFITVDGGDDVFVHFSAIQGDGFKSLEEGQEVEFAIVEGARGPQAAEVTKL
- a CDS encoding helix-turn-helix domain-containing protein; this encodes MNFSVMLERNIQVQLTILDNLYRSQDTCTLEELSKTAHCDKRSVLHQCDYLKVLSDDHITKSTKGFTFSGTISEYQLLLLKILEHSAIFQLLKDLCLQPRVDLVSFATEQKISIPSLRRHLTRINQLLTTYQLQLKTSKGFVYLKGSEPQVRYLIYLFLWQYYQGVVWPFPTVDFHETFAGIEYAFQLTKQKPNKLKMIEW